The proteins below come from a single Cystobacter ferrugineus genomic window:
- a CDS encoding GtrA family protein, with protein sequence MSFLSRFFRFLRSSFVGIMATVADFAVLEICVRLLHVEPSTAKIFSFLVGLSVQFFGNRTFAFHATGGSLRRQALLFCCVESVTLTLNWLLFRFLIRSLHLPIELANLIVTFVIYVGFSYPAWRLVFRVSKPHEQGPGGPGAPSGAA encoded by the coding sequence ATGTCGTTCTTGTCCCGTTTCTTCCGCTTCCTGCGCTCCAGCTTCGTCGGCATCATGGCCACGGTGGCCGACTTCGCCGTGCTGGAAATCTGCGTGCGGCTGCTGCACGTCGAGCCCTCCACCGCGAAGATCTTCTCCTTCCTGGTAGGGCTGTCGGTCCAGTTCTTCGGCAACCGCACGTTCGCCTTCCACGCCACCGGCGGTAGCCTGCGCCGCCAGGCCCTGCTGTTCTGCTGCGTCGAGTCGGTCACCCTCACGCTCAACTGGCTGCTCTTCCGCTTCCTGATCAGGTCGCTGCACCTGCCCATCGAGCTGGCCAACCTCATCGTGACGTTCGTCATCTACGTGGGCTTCAGCTACCCCGCGTGGCGGCTCGTCTTCCGCGTGTCCAAGCCCCACGAGCAAGGGCCGGGCGGGCCCGGGGCACCTTCCGGCGCCGCGTGA